The window ACCAGACTGAGCGCGGCCGCGGCGAAGCTCCAGGTTTTTTTACGAGCGCCTGTAGCGCGGCGAGGGGCCGGCGCGCGATCGGTGAAGGCCACCGGGGGCGGGGCGCCCGCGCCGGCGGCGGCGGCGAGAATACGGGAGACCACTTCGGGATCCGGGCTCGCGGGGATGGAATGATCGAGCCAGAACTTGGCCTCGCTCATGGCCTGGTATTCCGACGTGAGGTCGGAATCCTGAAGCAGCTCCGGAAGGGGAGTCGCGTCCTCGGCTTCGCCATACAGGTGAGACAGGAGTTGTAGCTTCTTTTCCATAAAAGCAGGTTGGGCGCGCTCTACAGGAGCTCGGTTAGTTCAGTCGTGGGTACTTTTTTTTTATCGTTCATCATCTTCCTCAGGTTGAGCAGCGCGTAGCGCATGCGCCCGAGGGCGGTGTTGATCGAGCAATCGGTAAGCTGGGCAATTTCCTTGAACGTCATGTCCGCTTCGTGGCGGAGCAGGAGGACCTCGCGCTGTTCGGGGGAAAGACGGTCGATGCAGGCCTCTAGCCAGTCATGCTGCTGTGCCCGATGGAGCAACTCATCCGCCGGCACCGTGTCGTCGGTCAGGCGCTCCCAGAACGAGGGAGCGTCGTCGTCGCCCTGGTCCGGCACGTCCTGCCATTTACGCCGGCTGCGGAGGTAATCGAGCGTGGCGTTGCGGGCGATGCGCATCACCCAGGCCAGCCATCGGTCCTGCTGTGCATACGAGCCGCGCTGGTTCTGCATGGCGCGGATAACCCGGAGGAAGGTCTCCTGAAACAGGTCGTTCGCCACGTTTCGATCGCGCACCATACCCAATAGGTAGCCAAAAATGCGCTCCTGATGACGGGCGACGAGGGCGCTGAACGCTCGCTCGTCGTTATGCGTGAGGTAAGCTGAAGCGAGTTGCTCGTCGCTAAGAAGCATCCGCGGTACGATGGAAAACTACCTGTGGTACAGGGGACCGACAGGTGGAAAACGAATAGGGCCGGGCGATAGTATGGATGGAAGGGAAAAAAGTTCGGAAGTGGTTGGCAGGTTTGCAAGTTGCAGGTTGGCAGGTTTAGTGATGTCGTTCGTTGTAGCTTCCCAGTAAACCGCGGTTCAGCTACGCAGAAACAACCTGCCAACCTGCAACCTGCCAACCTGCAACCAATTGGACTTCTCCGACTCGATCTGGTCCGCCGCCGTTGTGCTGCTGTTTATCATGGACCCGTTGGGAAATATCCCCGTGATGCTGTCGATTCTGAAAGACATCGACCCCGCCCGCCGGCAGCGCATCATCGTGCGCGAGTTGTTCATCGCGCTGGCGATTCTGCTGCTGTTTCTGTTCACCGGGCAGCGGATTCTGGATTTTCTGCACCTCCAGCAGGAGTCGGTGACGATTGCCGGCGGGATCGTGCTGTTGATCATCGGGCTGCGGATGATTTTCCCGGGGAAGGAAGGGGTGATGGGGCACAACAGCGTCGGCGGCGAGCCCTTCATCGTACCGCTGGCGGTGCCCATGATCGCCGGCCCGTCGGCCCTGGCGATGCTGATCCTCATGGTCCGCAGTGCGCCGGACCGGATGCTGAACTGGTTTTACGCCCTGATGATCGCCTGGGCGATGACGTCGGTCGCCCTGCTGGGCGCGCCGCTGTTATACCGGATGCTCAAAGACCGCGGCCTCGCCGCCATCGAGCGGTTGATGGGTATGTTGTTGGTGATGATGGCCGTCCAGATGTTGTTGAACGGCCTGAAGGTGTTGGGATAACATCGAAACCCCCGTAGCCCGGGTTAGGCCGCCCAGCATTCGTTATCCATCTCGCACCCGCATCCCGGCGGCCGTAACCCGGGAAACGCCCCGACCGCCAGCATTCGTTATCCGTCTTGCTGTCGGCCAGCCGGCAATTCGTGGACGAGGGCGTCGGGTTACGGCCTGTCGGCCTAACCCGACCTACGGCAATTCGTGGACGAGGGCGTCGGGTTACGGCCTGTCGGCCTTACCCGACGTACGGGTTTTTCGTTATGTATAGTCAACCGATATTCGGCCACGACCACGGCTTCCGGTACGCCGGCTTGAGGTAATCATCGGCGATCGGGTTGTCGGCGAAGCGGTTCTGGGCG is drawn from Rhodothermales bacterium and contains these coding sequences:
- a CDS encoding sigma-70 family RNA polymerase sigma factor, producing MLLSDEQLASAYLTHNDERAFSALVARHQERIFGYLLGMVRDRNVANDLFQETFLRVIRAMQNQRGSYAQQDRWLAWVMRIARNATLDYLRSRRKWQDVPDQGDDDAPSFWERLTDDTVPADELLHRAQQHDWLEACIDRLSPEQREVLLLRHEADMTFKEIAQLTDCSINTALGRMRYALLNLRKMMNDKKKVPTTELTELL
- a CDS encoding YhgN family NAAT transporter, translating into MDFSDSIWSAAVVLLFIMDPLGNIPVMLSILKDIDPARRQRIIVRELFIALAILLLFLFTGQRILDFLHLQQESVTIAGGIVLLIIGLRMIFPGKEGVMGHNSVGGEPFIVPLAVPMIAGPSALAMLILMVRSAPDRMLNWFYALMIAWAMTSVALLGAPLLYRMLKDRGLAAIERLMGMLLVMMAVQMLLNGLKVLG